A window of Methylomonas sp. 11b genomic DNA:
CGTCTGGAATTCACCGACCCCGACAGTACGTGGCTGCATCTCGATCCGTACACCGGCAACTTCAGCAAACTCGATGATGGTAGACGTGTCAGCCGCTGGCTATTTGCCTTCTTGCACAGCTGGGACTGGCTACCGTTACTGAATCATCGGCCAATCTGGGATATTTTATTGATAGTGTTTAGTGTCGGCGGCCTGTTGATTAGCGTAAGCGGCATCGTGATCGGCTGGCAGCGCGTGAAGCGAAAGCTGTCTACTCCTTAAGCCAACCCAAGACTACCGACGCTTCCGAGCAAGCGGGAGCCCAACCATTTGGGATGAGTACTATCGCAGCATGATCGGCTTAATCATTAACGGTTAGAAAACTTCAGCCAAAACGCTTATTCTGTGACGACTAGCGTAGCCTCGCTGAGTATTCCCCTTCTACCGAAACGCCAAATGCTGCGGATACTAAAACCATGAACGACTCAAGAACCCGCCTGGATAAAATCAATACCCGAATCAAAAACAACCCGGTGTTGTCCTTATTGATAGCCGTCAGCACCCTGGTTATAGGCCTTTCGACGTTTACCAATGCCACCCGGAATCTGATGGATTTGTTGAGCGGCGCGGAGCAGAGGCCGGCGATCAACGGCGTATGGCAAGCCCAGGTCATTTATGACTGGCCCAACGCCAATTATCAAGAGAATTTTAATTTCGCCGGTAGCGATACGCAGCTATATGGCAGCGCTACATTTACCGGCAGCCAAAACGGCATATTGGAAGGCGAAATCACGGGTGATACCTTGCGCTTTATCACCAAAACTCCGGAATCGCTGGGATCAGGCCCCATACAAGAGGCTATCCATCGTTATCAAGGCAAAATGGCCGGCGATGAAATTAAATTTGTGATGCAAACTGAAGGCGGTTATTCGGCGCATGTGCCTGTTGAGTTTACTGCGACGAGAACCGGCAATCCGGAGCTTCAGCCGGCACCCAACTGATACTTGCGCGGAACACCAAATTGACATGCTTCGCGCCACCGACCCTGGTGAAATTCCCAAGTAGACACGACGACCCTGTGTTTGTGATCTAAAAACCAGTCCTGCATTCCAGTCAACTATCCCTTGCAGATCCCGTTCGTCGAACCGTCATCAACTCAAGCAGGATTACGCTGGTCGCGAATGGCGGTTATTATCAACCCGGCCATTAAATGCTGTTCGCCTTTTGCCAGGGTACTGAGTTTACCGAAGGGCCACCAGCCTGGGCTTCGGCGAGCTCAGCCCGAACGGAATACCCTTGATAAATAGGGTCGGGTTAATAGCGATGGATAGCGCTGAAGGAATTTCTATGAAACGTCCAACCAGATCTGCCCTAAGTTTCGAGGGCAAATTTACTCAAGTAATTACACATGCCAAAACCTCATATGATCTGAGTTGATTTGCTCGCTCGGCAAATTTAATGATTTGGTGAAATGTAACCATAACAGTTATGCGCTTTTTCAAGCCATACAGATTGCTTTTAGCTCAATCTGTACTTAAAAATTAGGCCACAAACTGAATCTGTTTGGCTTTTTCCTGGGTTAGTAAAGTATTCACCGTCGACCACGCAACGCTGGCGGCCAGAAATACTTCCCTGTATCCATCCCGTCGATGCAGGGCATTTTTTACTAACATCCAGGAGAACTCCATGCCCGCAGTCACCTTACCGGCCCATCAAAAAGGCGATTGTTTTGTCGATTTCGAAGAAAAAGTATTTGAAGATGTCAAAGCAGAGCCAGGCCAGAAAGCCTTGGTCAAATTTCACACCGTCGCCTTCGAAGGGTCGATCGGTTTCGTCAATCTGCTGCAAGCTACCCGTTTACAACGCAAAGGCTTCGAAACCTCCATTCTGCTGTATGGTCCGGGTGTCACTTTAGGTCTGCAACGCGGCTTTCCGCGTTTGGGCGACGAATCTTTCCCCGGTCATCAAAACTACGCCAATCAAATTGCCAAATTCATCGAAGAAGGCGGCAAAGTCTATGCCTGCCGCTTTGCCTTGCAAGCCTTGTACGGCCATGGCGAACCCAGCTTGTTGCCGGGTATTAGGCCGATCAGCCCATTAGACGTGTTAGATATTGTGCTGATCCATCAGCGCGACAACGCTTTCATTATGGATACTTGGACGCTGTAAATCCTCCAGCCATCTGTGCTCGCCCGAACCTAGGTTCGGGCTTTTTTTGACTCGCAGCAGGAGATTTTGTTTTGACTATATCCACTATCGTCAGAGCCGCCGCCGTCCAGATC
This region includes:
- a CDS encoding MSMEG_0572/Sll0783 family nitrogen starvation response protein; translation: MPAVTLPAHQKGDCFVDFEEKVFEDVKAEPGQKALVKFHTVAFEGSIGFVNLLQATRLQRKGFETSILLYGPGVTLGLQRGFPRLGDESFPGHQNYANQIAKFIEEGGKVYACRFALQALYGHGEPSLLPGIRPISPLDVLDIVLIHQRDNAFIMDTWTL